The genomic stretch CATACAGCCCGACTAAGGCCATAACACGATAATGACGGGGTTACTCTTCAGAGCCACTTTGCTTAGTTTTACAGCCTCGCTTGGCATTCGCAAAAGCAATCCCTAAGGCCGCACCCAGCGCGATTCCAACTCCGACGTTATCAAACAGGGCCTCACCAAAGACAATCCCCAAAGCCACGCCAACCGCTATCCATGTGCCCTTTTGTTTATTATTCGACATCCTACCTCACCTTGTAATTTAAACTCTAGATGAACAAATACTATCATGTTAGCTTACAAATTGTTCTATTTTTAGCCAAACTTTAAGATAGGCGGAAGCACTTTGCGATACATTACCCAAGCATACTCATTTGACCCGGCACTTTTTGCTTTTAAGTACCGAGTCAAACTCACCTAATGGCTATTCGCCCAATTATGTGATCTATTTGAAAAGCTAGTGGTAGGCTTAAGGCGAGTCAGTAAAGCTTATCTCTTGTGATTGCAAGCTGTATTGCTCGCCACTATCGAAGGTAATCTCAATAAAAAAGACATGGTTTAGCTTATATTGTGGTTCAGTATTTAATACTAGATGCATCGTTTTACTAGCTTGTGGGTTAGGCTCATTATTTTCAAAAAACTCTGTGATGGAATAATAATCTTTAGTGCCATCACTTGAGTCATAATAACGGTGGCTTAAAGCCTCTGAGTAAACAATATCAAACACCTCATTTAAGCTTGTCCCTGCAGTAAGCTGGTCACTAAAAGCGGCACTGGATGTAACCTTAATACCTGTGATCCTCTCTTTAGCCTCTGCTGGCGCAGGGGAGCATGCATAGGCTTTATTAATCAATGAAAAGTTAAAATCAAATAGCTGATTAAAAGCTGAGTAGTCAACTTCTGCTTCGAGTTTAAAAACCGCTTTTTGGTAAGGCACGCTTTGCTCTGCTTCACTTTGTGACTCTATGCTCAGAGTGAAGTCATTAATATCGAAAGAGCTAGGGCCTCCTCCTGTACCGTCACAAGAGCACGAAGTTGAACATTCCGCTTCTTTATCTTTGCTATTACAGCCAACCAGCGCCACAGTAAGCACCATCAATATAAAAATCAGTTTCATTTTACTTCCTTTAAATATCATGTACCGAATATCTTATAGAAGCTCACTCTAAAATAAAACTTACATCCAGTGCATGAAGAAAAACCTCCTTTGAAGCGAAAAATACTTATATAGAATAAAGGGTTAATTTTATTGACGCCCGAATTCAGTTGCAAAAACACCGCTCCAACACATTCTTGTAAGCTCCCTCTAATTAGACAAAACTGGCATACGTTTTACTCGCCGCGCTTGCCTGCGCTCATGTATTCGCTTTTTGATAGCAGCAAAGCGTGCTAAAAGCTCTGGCTGCCCTCCCGCCTGACGCTCAAACGCTTTATTAAGCAAGCTGGACTGTAAAAAGTACAGTTTCGAAAAGCCACCATCCACAGCATTCTCTAAGTGGGCAAGGAACCCCGCAGGATCTTGTGCGTTCAAGCGCGATAGCGGCACAAGCAATTGGTTATCTTCAAATGCCATGTAGTGATTCTGGGCGAAGCTTCCCTGCTCCCCAGCCAATAAACTGACAAATTCTCCTGCCAGCCCGGAGTAAGGAGTTAAGTAACGAGTGAGGTCTTTATAATACCTAATAGCCCTTTCTTGCTCACCCTTGAGGTCATAAGTCAGTGCCAATAAGAACTGTGCTTTGTATGCGTTAGGATATCGCTCTAGCAACGCCAGTAAAACGCGCTCAGCTTCTTGAAATTGTTTAGTCACCATAAGTTGTTCAGCATTAACCATGGCAACATAAGGATCATCGACCATGCTATCGCCTAACTGATTTACGTTATCGCGAACCCAACTAGTCATCTCTTTTTCAATTAAAACTTGCACCCGAGCCAACTGCACCTTGGGGTTATCCGGCTGCAAATCATAAGCTTTGTTAATGACTGTCCAAGCCTGCCCGATATCACCCATTACTCTGTACCCCTGTGCCAGTGTCACATAGCCATCAACCCAGCTAGTGGCTAGCTCTACAGCTTGTTCGCCGTGGCTGATTGCTTGAGGAACTTGCCCTAATAGTATAAGTGTTTTTGCTAATGCGAGGTGCGCCCAGGGCTGTTGAGGATGCAATTGAACCGCTTGATTAGCAAAGTGATTGGCTTGGTATAACTGTTTAATCTCAGGATTATGCAACTGGTAATTAACTAAGTAGTTATTACTGAGCGCAGCTAACACTGGCAAACTTTCTGGCTGAGTATCAAGCATGACTTCAAGCTCGCGAATTGCCCTTGCCACTTGCTTGGCTTCACGTAAGTCTAAATACTGCTCTACGGCTTTTAGTAATTTTTGATTAGGATCCAGTGGTTGCAAACTTTGAGAGGTCGTTGGCTTAACGTTAGGCTGATTAAGAATGTATAACCCTACTGTTGAAAACAATATCAACATAAAAGCAATTAATTTCCACTTAGAGTGTTCAAGCCAGCCACCCTTAGGCTTATGAGTTTGAATAGGTAACGCAAGACGATAACCAATACCTCTTTCAGCGACAATAATGTTTTGCTCTGGGTGAGTCTGTAAAATCTCGCGCAACCGAGAAACCCGCTTTTTGATCGTATCTTCGGAAACTAAGGTTTCTTTCCAAACCTCATTTTGCAATGTCTGGTAAGTCGTTACATGCGGAGCATTGGCCACTAAGCAGCTTAGTAAACGATAATTAAGCTCTGATAAGTTTATCAGATTCCCATTTTTAAAAAGGGCTCGCTGTGTTTGCTCTAACTCTAGGTTTTTTCCAATATATATTGCTGCCATAGCATTCCTTATAACTAGCGTAACTCTCTGTAATTTATAATTAAATATTAGGTGTCACCGTTTGTCCGCCGACGTCATTAAAAGTCACTCACGCCATAACACTAAGGTCATTTATGGTGACTATCCCACTTATCACTCAGGCATTAATCCGATGTCAATGAAAGTGCAACCAAAGATCTAAGGGCTCGCAGGTTAGAGCAAAAAGTAAGACGTTTCATTTTATTGGCGCAAGCGCTGACTTACTTATATGGGCTGATAATTATGCGAGATGGAATAACAAAGTGAGCAAAAAAATGACAAGTAAATTATTATTATTAATACTCTTTTTTATTAGTTTTACCACATTAGCTGGTTTCGATACAACTCAACGTTTGCACCGTTTGATTAGTATCTATCATCAATTAGAGCAATTTAATGGTGTTGCTTTAGTGGCTCATAAGGACCAAATTCTGCTTCATCGTGGTTATGGTCAAGCCAATGTTGAATGGGATATTCCACACACCATAAAAGGAAAATTTAAGCTTGCTTCTATTACTAAACAGTTTACAGCGGTACTCATACTGCAACTTGCAGAGCAAGGCAAGGTGCAACTAACAGACACTATTTTAGAGCATTTACCTGATTACCGCCAAGATACCGGTAAACAAATCACCATTTGGCAGCTATTAACGCATACCTCAGGCTTAGCAAACTTTTTTCATTTACCCAGCTACAAAGACATCGAGTCACGCAATCCTTATGATCTCAAGACATTTATTGCTCAGTTCTGTAGCGAAGATCTGCTATTCAAACCAGGCTCCCAGCTTCGTTACAGTAATGCAGGTTACACCATTTTAGGCAGTATTATTGAGACTGTGACAGGTAAACCATACTCCAAAGTGGCTCAAGAACGTATTTTTCAGCCATTGGGTATGCACAATAGCGGCGTAAATGGCCAATATGACATTCTGTCTCATCGCGTTTCAGGATACCAACGGACGCTTACTGGACTCAAACATGCTGAGCATATTGATATGTCAATTCCTTACTCCGCAGGCAGCATCTACTCAACCTCGGAAGATCTATTCTTATGGCATCGAGCACTGGCAGACGATACTTTACTATCAGAACCATGGCGCAAAAAACTCTATACCGTAACCCGTCATCGCAATTACGCCGCCGGTTGGTTAGTAGATAAACTAGATACCTTAAACCCACACTACACAGTCACCAAAGTACATCATGGCGGCGGGATACAAGGTTTTAATGCCAGTATCGCACGGATCCTTGAAGATGATTATTTGATAGTATTACTTAATAATACCGGTGGTGCTCCGATGACAGAAATGACCACTAACTTACTGAAAATTCTGTATGGCAAGACAACTAAAAAACCACAGCCAAGGTTCACTCAACAGCTATTCCAGATACTTTCTCAACAAGGCGTAGAAGCCGCACTATCTTGGTATCATAAAGAGGTGGAAAAGAATAACGGTTACAGTGAAAGAGGACTCAACCGCTTTGCAAACCAATTATTAGAAGTGAACCACGTTGAAGCGGCAATAGCATTTTTAATGTTAAACGTTAGCACCTACCCAACATCTGCTAAGGCGCACTTTGCTCTAGCTGAAGCTTATCAGAAAATAGGCGACATAAAACAAGCCAAGGTAATTCGAGCAAAAGCCAATAAACTAACTAACACGCCAAACAAAGCAACTAAATAACAAAAAACCTGTTTTGACTTAGCTTACTGGACATTTCGACTACTTAGCCTTTTGCCAAATGGAGTAAATAGACTATAAGCCCTGTCGTCTGAAAATTATTAGGCAATAAAAAGCGACTCGGCTAAACTTATTATAGTCAATAAATTCAAAGCAATATACGAGTAATCAACGATGGAAACGATAACCTTACTCGGTACCTTACTGGGCGGCATAGGCCTCTTTTTGGTTGCCATAAACATGATGACCGATGGCCTAAAGCTGGCTGCAGGTGAGTCGTTACGTCATGTTTTAGCAACCTGGACTAAAACACCACAGCGCGGAGTGGCAGCGGGATTTTGCATGACCGCCTTGGTGCAGTCTTCTAGTGCCGTTACGGTAGCTTCACTGGGGTTTGTTAACGCAGGTCTCATTACCATGTACCAAGCCCTAGGGGTGGTGTATGGCGCCAATGTTGGCACCACCATTACCGGCTGGTTAGTGGCGGCGGTGGGGTTTAAGTTCAATATTCAAGCCATTGCTTTACCCCTAATTGGCTTCGGCGCATTACTAAAATTACTACGGCCGCAAACGCGCTTGGCAGCCACTGGTATTGCTTTGGTGGGCTTTGGCTTATTTTTTATTGGCGTCGATGTGCTTAAAGGCGCATTTGAAAGTGTGGTCGCCACCTTTGATTTAAGTGCGCTTGAGGCCGACGGGCTGACTGGCATGGTTACCTTTTTACTGGTCGGTATGGTAATGACCACCTTAACCCAGTCATCCAGTGCTTCCATTGCCTTAACTATCACTGCCGCAGCAAGCGGTATTATTGATATTTACGCGGCAGGCGCCATGGTGATCGGTGCGAATGTGGGCACCACTTCCACCGCCATACTTGCGGCCATTGGTGCCACTTCAAATGCCAAACGCGTGGCCGCAGCCCAAGTGGTGTTTAACTTATTAACCGCGGTGATTGCTTTTGCCATCTTACCGGTGTTGTTTTATTTAATTCAGCAATTTACTGGTTTGATCAACCTGACGCCCAACCCAGCCTTATCGTTAGCCCTGTTTCACACCCTCTTTAACCTCTTAGGCGTCATTATTATTTTCCCCGTGAACCAGTACCTTGCTAACTTTTTAATGAAGCGTTTTTGTAGTGCCGAAGAAAACGCCTCGCGACCGCGTTTTTTAGACAAAACCATCGCTGCCACACCTTCTCTAGCCACAAACGCACTGCTGTTAGAATTAAAACTGGTGGCAGATAAACTGCTGACACAATTTGATAAAACCTTGGAGCTTGGAAACCAGCACACCATCGAGCAAGAGATAAAAGTGCTGCAGTCATTATGTCAGCAAATCAGTAACTTCATTGTCAGCGTTGAACAGGCGGCTTTATCACAACATACCACCGCTATGTTGGCTAAGCTGATGCGGGTTGAACACTATTTATTTACTTGCTGCCATTGTGTTGAAAAGCTGGCGCGGTTAACGCCGAATAAGACTCTGATGGAGCAGCAACAGCTGCATTCGCAATTCAGCGAGTATCAAAAACAACTGAGCCACTTTATGAAAACCAGCCTAGCACAGGAGCTCTCGGCCGCCAGCGAGTTAACCTCAGCCACTGAGCAGTTACAAAGCTTACATGACGACGTTAAAGACGATCTTATTTTGGCAGGTACCCATGCCACCTTAGCGGTAGACAAAATGGTACAAAACATTAATGCCTTAGCGGAAATGTGGCAGCTGTCGCAGCAGTGGCAAAAAGCCATGTTGCTGTTGTACCAAGTGGAGTCGCAATTAAATAACTCCCAAGCCGATGAGCTCGAGCAGCATGGTGAGCAAACAGGATATTGAGGTAAGCTATCGACAAACAAAACGCGGATCAAAGTAACTTGAGCTACCTTCTGATCCGCTATTGCATTTATATCACTTAGCCGTGGCGCTTCGCGGCTTGATAAGCCGGCCTTGCTTGCACTTTTTCTAAGTATTTTTGAATATTGTGATATTGCTCTAACTTACCCAGCTTAGCAGCCACTTCTAATAAAAACGTCATCATGATGTCGGCAGCGGTAAAGTGGCTCCCGGCAAAATATCCCTGACTTGCTAAGGTGTCATCAATGTAGCCCAGATCCACCGCAAGTTCTTTGCTAATATAGCCATCCATCGGCTGATCGCCAGAGCGCGTTTCCATGCTCATTAACATGCTGGTGATCATTGGCAATGCCAGCGAACCTTCAGCGAAGTGTAGCCACTCTAGGTAGCGGTAGTACTCTGGGGTGCTAGCTTGTGGCCGCAGTGTCGACTCTGGTGCTTGGTCTAGCAAATACTCCATGATGGCACCCGACTCACACAAGGTGGTCTCACCATCCACTAAAATAGGTGCTTTCCCTAAAGGGTGCACCGCTTTTAAACTTTCCGGTGCTAGGCGCGTCGTGGCATCACGCTCATGCTTTACGATGTCATGAGTCAACTCGAGCTCATTTAAGAGCCATAGCACTCGGGTTGAGCGCGATTCGTTTAAATGGTGAACAGTTAACATGATGTTTATCCTTATATTATTAATATCATGCGGTTATACGAGCTCATCGGGGCCTAAGCGCACCACTAACTTGCCAAAGTTTTTGCCCTCAAGCAGGCCAATAAAGGCATCCACGGTATTGTCCATGCCGTCGACCAAGTGCTCTTTGTATTTGATTTTTCCAGCTTGCAACCAAGGCACCATGGCGTCACTGAACTCTTGATAGCGATGACCATAATCATCAAACACAATAAAACCCTGCATTTTAATGCGCTTAACTAATAGCATCGCCATTAAAGCCGACATTCGGTCTGGCCCTTCAGGTAGCTCGGTAGCATTGTATTGTGAGATCAATCCACACACCGGAATACGAGCACTTGAGTTCAGTAGCGGCATGACCGCATCAAAAACTTTACCACCGACGTTTTCAAAGTAGACATCAATCCCAGCGTCACAAGCATTTGCAAGCTGCTCGGCAAAGTTATCGCTGCGATGGTCGATGCAAGCATCAAAGCCCAACTCTTCGCTAGCATAACGGCACTTTTCGCTGCCACCAGCAATACCAACCACTTTACAGCCTTGCAATTTAGCAATTTGTCCAACCAAACTGCCTACCGCCCCGGTTGCTGCGGCCACGACTACGGTCTCACCGGCTTTGGGCTGACCAATGTCCATCAAGCCCATGTAGGCGGTTAAACCGGGCATGCCTAACACCCCTAGGCTATAAGACGGTTTTGTGATGTTATTATCAAGCTTCAACAGCTCAGAGCCATCAGATAGGCTGTAATCTTGCCACCCGGCCATGGCCAACACCCAGTCGCCCTTGGCAAACTTAGGATTATTAGACTGCTCAACACGGCAAACCGTACCTCCAACCATGACATCACCAACGGCCACAGGCTCGGCATACGATTTGGCATCACTCATGCGACCACGCATGTAAGGATCAAGAGATAAAAACACCGTACGTAACAACACTTCACCGGCTTTAGGTGTTGGAATTTCGCTGTGTTGCAACTGGAAGTTTTCATGCTTTGGGGCACCGTGTGGCCTAGATGCCAAGGTGAGTTGTCGATTACTTTCTCGGGTTTGTGACTGACTCATTATTTACTCCTTTAACGCGACTATAGACATGATGCCAACCCGCTTAATTAAGCGAATTGGCATAAAGAGAGTTAACGCTTTACTGATTTAAGTAGGTCAGCATTTTCTCGGCCACTAACTCAGAGCTTGCTGGGTTTTGACCACTGAAAATAAGCCCGTCTCGCACCGCAAAAACGCTCCAGTCTTCTACTTTTTGGAAGTCTGCACCACGTTTAAGCAACTCATCTTCTAATAAGAAAGGGACTACCTCTGTAAGGCCAACTGCGGCTTCTTCACTGTTAGTAAAGCCTGAAACCGCTTTATCTTTAACTAAATAGTCGCCAGAAGCTGTTTTAACATCCATCAGCACCGCAGTAGCGTGACACACAGCACCAACGGGTTTATCCGCTGCAAGAAAGTCTTCGATCAATGAAATCGACTGTTCATTGGTTGCCAAATCCCACAGTGGGCCATGACCACCAGGATAAAACACAGCATCAAACTCTGCCGCATTCACCTCACTCAAAGCCTTGGTATTGGCGATAAGTGCTTGTGCGGTATCGTCTTTATAAAAGCGCTCAGTGCTAGCGGTTTGAAAATCTTCGGTCTCACTGTTTGGGTCAATAGGGGCAGTACCGCCTTTCGGGGAGGCCACTGTCACTTCCATTCCGGCATCGACAAAAGCGTAATAAGGTGCGGCAAACTCTTCTGCCCAGAAACCGGTTTTATTACCTGTATTACCCAGCTCTGCATGCGATGTTACTACCATTAATACTTTCTTCGTTGCCATGATTATCACCTCTGTTTTATC from Pseudoalteromonas sp. UG3-2 encodes the following:
- a CDS encoding winged helix-turn-helix domain-containing protein; this translates as MAAIYIGKNLELEQTQRALFKNGNLINLSELNYRLLSCLVANAPHVTTYQTLQNEVWKETLVSEDTIKKRVSRLREILQTHPEQNIIVAERGIGYRLALPIQTHKPKGGWLEHSKWKLIAFMLILFSTVGLYILNQPNVKPTTSQSLQPLDPNQKLLKAVEQYLDLREAKQVARAIRELEVMLDTQPESLPVLAALSNNYLVNYQLHNPEIKQLYQANHFANQAVQLHPQQPWAHLALAKTLILLGQVPQAISHGEQAVELATSWVDGYVTLAQGYRVMGDIGQAWTVINKAYDLQPDNPKVQLARVQVLIEKEMTSWVRDNVNQLGDSMVDDPYVAMVNAEQLMVTKQFQEAERVLLALLERYPNAYKAQFLLALTYDLKGEQERAIRYYKDLTRYLTPYSGLAGEFVSLLAGEQGSFAQNHYMAFEDNQLLVPLSRLNAQDPAGFLAHLENAVDGGFSKLYFLQSSLLNKAFERQAGGQPELLARFAAIKKRIHERRQARRVKRMPVLSN
- a CDS encoding serine hydrolase, coding for MTSKLLLLILFFISFTTLAGFDTTQRLHRLISIYHQLEQFNGVALVAHKDQILLHRGYGQANVEWDIPHTIKGKFKLASITKQFTAVLILQLAEQGKVQLTDTILEHLPDYRQDTGKQITIWQLLTHTSGLANFFHLPSYKDIESRNPYDLKTFIAQFCSEDLLFKPGSQLRYSNAGYTILGSIIETVTGKPYSKVAQERIFQPLGMHNSGVNGQYDILSHRVSGYQRTLTGLKHAEHIDMSIPYSAGSIYSTSEDLFLWHRALADDTLLSEPWRKKLYTVTRHRNYAAGWLVDKLDTLNPHYTVTKVHHGGGIQGFNASIARILEDDYLIVLLNNTGGAPMTEMTTNLLKILYGKTTKKPQPRFTQQLFQILSQQGVEAALSWYHKEVEKNNGYSERGLNRFANQLLEVNHVEAAIAFLMLNVSTYPTSAKAHFALAEAYQKIGDIKQAKVIRAKANKLTNTPNKATK
- a CDS encoding Na/Pi cotransporter family protein; the encoded protein is METITLLGTLLGGIGLFLVAINMMTDGLKLAAGESLRHVLATWTKTPQRGVAAGFCMTALVQSSSAVTVASLGFVNAGLITMYQALGVVYGANVGTTITGWLVAAVGFKFNIQAIALPLIGFGALLKLLRPQTRLAATGIALVGFGLFFIGVDVLKGAFESVVATFDLSALEADGLTGMVTFLLVGMVMTTLTQSSSASIALTITAAASGIIDIYAAGAMVIGANVGTTSTAILAAIGATSNAKRVAAAQVVFNLLTAVIAFAILPVLFYLIQQFTGLINLTPNPALSLALFHTLFNLLGVIIIFPVNQYLANFLMKRFCSAEENASRPRFLDKTIAATPSLATNALLLELKLVADKLLTQFDKTLELGNQHTIEQEIKVLQSLCQQISNFIVSVEQAALSQHTTAMLAKLMRVEHYLFTCCHCVEKLARLTPNKTLMEQQQLHSQFSEYQKQLSHFMKTSLAQELSAASELTSATEQLQSLHDDVKDDLILAGTHATLAVDKMVQNINALAEMWQLSQQWQKAMLLLYQVESQLNNSQADELEQHGEQTGY
- a CDS encoding glutathione S-transferase family protein; the encoded protein is MLTVHHLNESRSTRVLWLLNELELTHDIVKHERDATTRLAPESLKAVHPLGKAPILVDGETTLCESGAIMEYLLDQAPESTLRPQASTPEYYRYLEWLHFAEGSLALPMITSMLMSMETRSGDQPMDGYISKELAVDLGYIDDTLASQGYFAGSHFTAADIMMTFLLEVAAKLGKLEQYHNIQKYLEKVQARPAYQAAKRHG
- a CDS encoding NADP-dependent oxidoreductase → MSQSQTRESNRQLTLASRPHGAPKHENFQLQHSEIPTPKAGEVLLRTVFLSLDPYMRGRMSDAKSYAEPVAVGDVMVGGTVCRVEQSNNPKFAKGDWVLAMAGWQDYSLSDGSELLKLDNNITKPSYSLGVLGMPGLTAYMGLMDIGQPKAGETVVVAAATGAVGSLVGQIAKLQGCKVVGIAGGSEKCRYASEELGFDACIDHRSDNFAEQLANACDAGIDVYFENVGGKVFDAVMPLLNSSARIPVCGLISQYNATELPEGPDRMSALMAMLLVKRIKMQGFIVFDDYGHRYQEFSDAMVPWLQAGKIKYKEHLVDGMDNTVDAFIGLLEGKNFGKLVVRLGPDELV
- a CDS encoding type 1 glutamine amidotransferase domain-containing protein, with the protein product MATKKVLMVVTSHAELGNTGNKTGFWAEEFAAPYYAFVDAGMEVTVASPKGGTAPIDPNSETEDFQTASTERFYKDDTAQALIANTKALSEVNAAEFDAVFYPGGHGPLWDLATNEQSISLIEDFLAADKPVGAVCHATAVLMDVKTASGDYLVKDKAVSGFTNSEEAAVGLTEVVPFLLEDELLKRGADFQKVEDWSVFAVRDGLIFSGQNPASSELVAEKMLTYLNQ